A single genomic interval of Microbacterium sp. BLY harbors:
- a CDS encoding ATP-dependent Clp protease proteolytic subunit, with amino-acid sequence MAEPLVATSVFDRLLKDRIIWLGSEVRDDNANEICAKILLLAAEDSEKDIYLYINSPGGSITAGMAIYDTMQFVPNDIVTVGIGMAASMGQLLLTSGTKGKRYITPNARVLLHQPHGGFGGTASDIQTQAQLILSMKKRLAEITASQTGKPVEQINADGDRDRWFTAEEALEYGFVDHIREHASDVTGGGGTGVE; translated from the coding sequence ATGGCTGAACCCCTCGTCGCGACAAGCGTCTTCGACAGGTTGCTGAAGGACCGCATCATCTGGCTCGGCTCGGAGGTGCGAGACGACAACGCCAACGAGATCTGCGCGAAGATCCTCCTTCTCGCCGCCGAAGACTCCGAGAAGGACATCTACCTCTATATCAACTCGCCCGGCGGCTCTATCACCGCAGGCATGGCGATCTACGACACGATGCAGTTCGTGCCGAACGACATCGTCACCGTGGGCATCGGCATGGCCGCGTCCATGGGTCAGCTGCTGCTGACCAGCGGCACCAAGGGCAAGCGGTACATCACGCCGAACGCCCGTGTGCTGCTGCACCAGCCGCACGGCGGCTTCGGCGGCACGGCGAGCGACATCCAGACCCAGGCGCAGCTCATCCTGTCGATGAAGAAGCGTCTCGCCGAGATCACCGCGTCGCAGACCGGCAAGCCCGTCGAGCAGATCAACGCCGACGGTGACCGCGACCGCTGGTTCACGGCGGAGGAGGCCCTCGAATACGGCTTCGTCGACCACATCCGCGAGCACGCCAGCGACGTCACCGGCGGCGGCGGCACGGGCGTCGAGTAA
- a CDS encoding tetratricopeptide repeat protein — translation MTSWDERIDQVWAEASGEEVGEETIARIDALAAERGADDARAEFERAGARDSAGRPAEAVELYRRALALGLDEEHRPQCVIQLASSLRNLGEYDEALRVIRAEEERSADGPYRDAVAVVHALILASAGRPAQGLSVAILALVPHLPRYHRSMTAYAHEIAGADT, via the coding sequence ATGACCAGCTGGGATGAGCGCATCGACCAGGTGTGGGCGGAGGCCTCCGGAGAGGAGGTCGGCGAGGAGACGATCGCGCGCATCGACGCTCTCGCGGCCGAGCGGGGCGCGGACGACGCGCGCGCCGAGTTCGAGCGGGCCGGTGCCCGTGACTCCGCGGGACGCCCGGCAGAAGCCGTCGAGCTCTATCGTCGAGCGCTGGCACTCGGCCTCGATGAGGAGCACCGGCCGCAGTGCGTGATCCAGCTGGCGAGCTCGCTGCGCAACCTGGGCGAGTACGACGAGGCGTTGCGGGTGATCCGCGCCGAGGAGGAACGGTCAGCGGACGGCCCGTATCGCGACGCGGTCGCGGTCGTGCACGCGCTCATCCTCGCCAGCGCCGGGCGACCGGCGCAGGGCCTGTCGGTCGCCATCCTCGCCCTCGTCCCTCACCTCCCGCGCTACCACCGGTCGATGACCGCCTACGCCCACGAGATCGCGGGCGCCGACACCTGA
- the tig gene encoding trigger factor, with product MANSTVEKLTPTRVKLTITVTPDDLKPSIAHAYEHIAQDVQIPGFRKGKVPAPIIDQRIGRGAVIEHAVNEGLDKFFREATAEHKLRIVGRPSAEITQWPNEKDFSGDLLVDVEVDVRPEIELPDYDGITLEVDAVEADEAALDAELDNMRARFGTLIPVDRPAAKGDFVELDLVATIDGAEIDRAEGVSYEIGSGELLEGIDDAIESLTAGEDTTFRSALVGGDHAGKEAEVSVTVKAVKERELPEADDEFAQIASEFDTIAELRDSLRERVAQQGVFTQGSAARDKLVETLLEQIEIPVPPQLIEDEVHNHLEGEGRLEDDVHRAEVTEASEKQFRTQVLLDTIAEQADVQVSQEELSQYLIQSAAQYGMAPQEFVEALQSSNQLPALVGEVARNKALAIALGKVKVVDTNGKAVDLSDFVVTDDEAEAETETAAEAEEKPAAKKKAPAKKAAAKKDADADEKPAAEKKPAAKKPAAKKAPAKKDADKAE from the coding sequence ATGGCGAACAGCACCGTCGAGAAGCTGACCCCGACCCGGGTCAAGCTCACCATCACGGTCACCCCGGACGACCTCAAGCCGAGCATCGCGCACGCCTATGAGCACATCGCGCAGGACGTCCAGATCCCCGGCTTCCGCAAGGGCAAGGTGCCCGCTCCGATCATCGACCAGCGCATCGGCCGCGGCGCCGTCATCGAGCACGCCGTGAACGAGGGCCTGGACAAGTTCTTCCGCGAGGCGACGGCCGAGCACAAGCTGCGCATCGTCGGCCGTCCGTCCGCCGAGATCACCCAGTGGCCGAACGAGAAGGACTTCTCGGGCGACCTGCTCGTCGACGTCGAGGTCGACGTGCGCCCCGAGATCGAGCTCCCCGACTACGACGGCATCACCCTCGAGGTCGACGCCGTGGAGGCCGACGAGGCCGCCCTCGACGCCGAGCTGGACAACATGCGCGCCCGCTTCGGCACGCTGATCCCCGTCGACCGCCCCGCGGCGAAGGGCGACTTCGTCGAGCTCGACCTCGTCGCGACCATCGACGGTGCCGAGATCGACCGTGCGGAGGGCGTCTCGTACGAGATCGGTTCCGGCGAGCTGCTCGAAGGCATCGACGACGCGATCGAGTCGCTGACCGCCGGTGAGGACACGACTTTCCGCTCGGCCCTCGTCGGCGGCGACCACGCCGGCAAGGAGGCGGAGGTCTCCGTCACCGTCAAGGCCGTCAAGGAGCGCGAGCTTCCCGAGGCCGACGACGAGTTCGCGCAGATCGCGAGCGAGTTCGACACCATCGCCGAGCTCCGCGACAGCCTGCGTGAGCGGGTCGCACAGCAGGGCGTCTTCACGCAGGGCTCCGCCGCGCGCGACAAGCTCGTCGAGACGCTGCTCGAGCAGATCGAGATCCCGGTGCCGCCGCAGCTCATCGAGGACGAGGTGCACAACCACCTCGAGGGTGAGGGTCGTCTCGAGGACGACGTGCACCGCGCCGAGGTGACCGAGGCCAGCGAGAAGCAGTTCCGCACCCAGGTGCTGCTCGACACGATCGCCGAGCAGGCCGACGTGCAGGTGTCGCAGGAGGAGCTCTCGCAGTACCTCATCCAGTCCGCCGCGCAGTACGGCATGGCGCCGCAGGAGTTCGTCGAGGCGCTGCAGTCCTCGAACCAGCTCCCCGCGCTGGTCGGCGAGGTCGCGCGCAACAAGGCGCTCGCGATCGCGCTGGGCAAGGTCAAGGTCGTGGACACGAACGGCAAGGCCGTCGACCTCTCCGACTTCGTCGTGACCGACGACGAGGCCGAGGCCGAGACGGAGACCGCTGCCGAGGCCGAGGAGAAGCCGGCCGCGAAGAAGAAGGCTCCGGCCAAGAAGGCGGCCGCCAAGAAGGACGCCGACGCGGACGAGAAGCCCGCCGCGGAGAAGAAGCCCGCGGCCAAGAAGCCGGCGGCGAAGAAGGCTCCGGCCAAGAAGGACGCCGACAAGGCCGAGTGA
- a CDS encoding RNA polymerase-binding protein RbpA, with translation MATGGNAIRGTRVGSGPMGEQDHGYHADRIAVSYWDGLGNETVRYFAAGLPEEEIPEIIDHPQSGLPAGRDKENPPAVAKAEPYKTHLAYVKERRTDEEAVQLLEDALTQLRERRGQ, from the coding sequence ATGGCTACCGGTGGAAACGCCATTCGCGGTACCCGTGTCGGTTCCGGTCCCATGGGGGAGCAGGACCACGGCTACCACGCCGACCGCATCGCGGTGTCGTACTGGGACGGCCTCGGCAACGAGACGGTGCGCTACTTCGCCGCCGGTCTCCCAGAGGAGGAGATCCCCGAGATCATCGACCACCCGCAGTCGGGTCTCCCGGCCGGGCGCGACAAGGAGAACCCTCCTGCCGTCGCCAAGGCGGAGCCCTACAAGACGCACCTCGCCTACGTGAAGGAGCGCCGCACCGACGAAGAGGCCGTGCAGCTTCTCGAGGACGCGCTCACGCAGCTGCGCGAGCGTCGCGGACAGTAG
- the secG gene encoding preprotein translocase subunit SecG, producing the protein MAILEFVLQVVLGITSVLLTLLILLHKGRGGGLSDMFGGGMTTAVGSSGLAERNLNRFTVVLALTWFVAIVALGLITKFEVI; encoded by the coding sequence GTGGCAATTCTCGAGTTCGTCCTGCAGGTCGTGCTGGGTATCACCAGCGTCCTGCTGACTCTCCTCATCCTCTTGCACAAGGGTCGCGGTGGCGGCCTCTCCGACATGTTCGGCGGTGGCATGACCACTGCGGTGGGCTCCTCCGGTCTCGCGGAGCGGAACCTCAACCGCTTCACCGTCGTCCTGGCGCTCACGTGGTTCGTCGCCATCGTGGCGCTCGGCCTCATCACGAAGTTCGAGGTGATCTGA
- the tpiA gene encoding triose-phosphate isomerase: protein MGVSSRTPLIAGNWKMNLDHLQAVAFVQKLHWTLKDAKHEDGSVEVAVFPPFTDIRSVQTLIDADKIPFAFGAQDLSAHDSGAYTGEISGAFLAKLDAKYVIIGHSERREYHAESDEIVAGKVKAALKHGLVPVICVGETAEDLEKFGASAVPAGQLEAALEGVSPSADIVVAYEPVWAIGSGQAATPQQAQDVCAALRGVIAKVLGDDAAARTRILYGGSVKAANIASFMREPDVDGALVGGASLVVDEFAAIIRFEKHVGV from the coding sequence ATGGGCGTGAGCTCCCGTACCCCGCTGATCGCGGGCAACTGGAAGATGAACCTGGACCACCTGCAGGCGGTGGCGTTCGTGCAGAAGCTGCACTGGACGCTGAAGGACGCCAAGCACGAGGACGGATCGGTCGAGGTGGCGGTGTTCCCGCCCTTCACGGACATCCGCAGCGTGCAGACGCTGATCGATGCGGACAAGATCCCGTTCGCGTTCGGTGCGCAGGACCTCTCGGCGCACGACTCCGGTGCGTACACCGGCGAGATCTCCGGGGCGTTCCTGGCGAAGCTCGACGCGAAGTACGTCATCATCGGACACTCCGAGCGTCGCGAGTACCACGCGGAGTCCGACGAGATCGTGGCCGGCAAGGTGAAGGCCGCGCTCAAGCACGGGCTGGTCCCGGTCATCTGCGTCGGCGAGACGGCGGAGGACCTGGAGAAGTTCGGGGCCAGCGCTGTTCCGGCCGGTCAGCTCGAGGCCGCGCTGGAAGGCGTCTCGCCGTCGGCCGACATCGTCGTGGCGTACGAGCCGGTCTGGGCCATCGGCTCCGGACAGGCGGCCACTCCGCAGCAGGCGCAGGATGTCTGCGCGGCGCTCCGCGGCGTGATCGCGAAGGTCCTCGGTGACGACGCGGCCGCCCGCACCCGCATCCTCTACGGCGGCTCGGTGAAGGCGGCGAACATCGCCAGCTTCATGCGCGAGCCCGATGTGGACGGTGCCCTGGTCGGCGGCGCGAGCCTCGTCGTCGACGAGTTCGCGGCGATCATCCGCTTCGAGAAGCACGTCGGCGTGTGA
- the pgk gene encoding phosphoglycerate kinase: MTLRTLDSLGSLEGKRVIVRCDLNVPLRDGVITDDGRVRASLPTLKTLIDAGARVVVCSHLGRPDGAPDPQYSLEPVAQRLSELLGAPVAFAGDTVGEAAKDAVASLENGQVVVIENLRFNPGETSKDDAERGAFAAQLAELGDVLVSDGFGVVHRKQASVYDLAKLLPSAAGLLIATELDVLDRLTENPERPYAVVLGGSKVSDKLGVISHLLPRVDRILVGGGMLFTFLKAQGHAVASSLLEEDQLDTVRGYIAEAAERGVELVLPTDVVVAASFGADADHQVAAADAIEETAFGSSGIGLDIGPETAARFAEVIRGSKTVFWNGPMGVFEFPAFAAGTKAVAQALTEVDGLSVVGGGDSAAAVRQLGFTDDQFGHISTGGGASLEFLEGKKLPGLEVLGWA; the protein is encoded by the coding sequence ATGACTCTGCGCACCCTGGACTCACTGGGTTCGCTCGAGGGCAAGCGCGTCATCGTCCGTTGTGATCTGAACGTCCCCCTGCGGGACGGGGTCATCACGGACGATGGCCGTGTCCGCGCCTCGCTGCCGACCCTGAAGACTCTCATCGACGCGGGCGCCCGCGTTGTCGTCTGCTCGCACCTCGGTCGCCCGGACGGCGCGCCCGACCCGCAGTACAGCCTGGAGCCGGTCGCGCAGCGACTGTCCGAGCTGCTCGGCGCACCGGTCGCCTTCGCCGGCGACACGGTCGGCGAGGCCGCGAAGGACGCCGTGGCGTCCCTCGAGAACGGCCAGGTTGTCGTGATCGAGAACCTCCGGTTCAACCCGGGGGAGACCTCGAAGGACGACGCAGAGCGCGGTGCCTTCGCGGCGCAGCTGGCCGAGCTGGGTGACGTGCTCGTCTCCGACGGCTTCGGCGTCGTGCACCGCAAGCAGGCGAGCGTCTACGACCTCGCGAAGCTGCTGCCCTCGGCGGCCGGCCTCCTGATCGCGACCGAGCTCGACGTGCTCGACCGCCTGACGGAGAACCCGGAGCGTCCGTACGCGGTGGTGCTCGGTGGGTCCAAGGTGAGCGACAAGCTCGGAGTCATCTCCCACCTGCTGCCGCGGGTGGACCGCATCCTCGTCGGCGGCGGCATGCTCTTCACCTTCCTGAAGGCGCAGGGTCATGCCGTCGCGTCGAGCCTCCTCGAGGAGGACCAACTCGACACCGTCCGGGGCTACATCGCCGAGGCGGCCGAGCGCGGCGTGGAGCTCGTGCTCCCCACCGACGTGGTGGTCGCCGCGTCCTTCGGCGCCGACGCGGACCACCAGGTGGCCGCCGCGGACGCGATCGAGGAGACGGCGTTCGGCTCGTCGGGCATCGGCCTGGACATCGGGCCGGAGACCGCCGCGCGCTTCGCCGAGGTCATCCGCGGATCGAAGACGGTGTTCTGGAACGGCCCGATGGGCGTGTTCGAGTTCCCGGCGTTCGCTGCGGGCACCAAGGCGGTCGCGCAGGCGCTGACCGAGGTCGACGGCCTGAGCGTCGTCGGCGGCGGCGACTCCGCCGCAGCCGTCCGCCAGCTGGGATTCACCGACGACCAGTTCGGGCACATCTCGACCGGCGGCGGCGCATCCCTCGAATTCCTCGAGGGCAAGAAACTACCTGGGCTGGAGGTCCTCGGATGGGCGTGA
- the gap gene encoding type I glyceraldehyde-3-phosphate dehydrogenase, with amino-acid sequence MSVKIGINGFGRIGRNYFRAALAQGADLEIVAVNDLTDNKTLAHLLKYDSVSGVLDAEITYDDDSITVDGKEIKAFAERDPANLPWGELGVDIVIESTGFFTNADAARKHIDAGAKKVLISAPATGDDRTIVMGVNEETYNPETDHIISNASCTTNCLAPLAKVFNDAFGIDRGFMMTAHAYTADQNLQDGPHKDLRRARAAAINITPASTGAAKAIGLVLPELNGKLSGSSYRVPVPTGSIVDLTLITDRENLTVDEVNEAYKKAAAEGRLAGYLQYNEDPIVSSDIVHNPHSSIFDSTLTNVSGNLIKVSSWYDNEWGYSNRLVDLTEYVAERI; translated from the coding sequence GTGTCTGTCAAGATCGGTATCAACGGCTTCGGCCGCATCGGACGCAACTACTTCCGCGCAGCTCTCGCGCAGGGAGCAGACCTTGAGATCGTCGCGGTCAACGACCTCACCGACAACAAGACCCTGGCACACCTGCTGAAGTACGACTCGGTCAGCGGCGTCCTCGACGCCGAGATCACGTACGACGACGACAGCATCACCGTCGACGGCAAGGAGATCAAGGCCTTCGCAGAGCGTGACCCCGCCAACCTCCCGTGGGGCGAGCTGGGCGTGGACATCGTCATCGAGTCCACCGGCTTCTTCACCAACGCCGACGCCGCGCGCAAGCACATCGACGCCGGTGCGAAGAAGGTCCTCATCTCGGCTCCGGCCACGGGTGACGACCGCACGATCGTCATGGGCGTGAACGAGGAGACGTACAACCCGGAGACGGACCACATCATCTCCAACGCCTCCTGCACCACCAACTGCCTCGCTCCGCTGGCCAAGGTGTTCAACGACGCCTTCGGCATCGACCGCGGCTTCATGATGACCGCTCACGCGTACACCGCCGACCAGAACCTGCAGGACGGCCCGCACAAGGACCTCCGCCGCGCCCGCGCCGCCGCGATCAACATCACGCCGGCCTCGACGGGTGCCGCGAAGGCCATCGGCCTCGTGCTCCCGGAGCTGAACGGCAAGCTCAGCGGCTCCTCCTACCGCGTCCCGGTTCCCACGGGCTCGATCGTCGACCTCACCCTCATCACGGACCGCGAGAACCTCACGGTGGACGAGGTCAACGAGGCCTACAAGAAGGCTGCGGCCGAGGGCCGTCTGGCCGGGTACCTGCAGTACAACGAGGACCCGATCGTGTCGAGCGACATTGTGCACAACCCGCACTCGTCGATCTTCGACTCGACGCTCACCAACGTCAGCGGCAACCTGATCAAGGTCTCGAGCTGGTACGACAACGAGTGGGGCTACTCCAACCGTCTCGTCGACCTGACCGAGTACGTCGCCGAGCGCATCTGA
- a CDS encoding superoxide dismutase: protein MATYTLPDLPYDFAALEPHISGKIMELHHDKHHATYVAGANTALEQLAEARESGNLANVNKLEKDLAFNLGGHVNHSIFWTNLSPNGGGQPEGELKAAIDEYFGSFEKFQAHFTAAATGIQGSGWAVLSWDSIGSRLIIQQLFDQQSNTAQGTIPLFQLDMWEHAFYLDYLNVKADYVKAAWNIANWENVAQRFEVAREKTNGLLVLS from the coding sequence ATGGCCACCTACACGCTCCCCGACCTTCCCTACGACTTCGCCGCTCTCGAGCCGCACATCAGCGGCAAGATCATGGAGCTGCATCACGACAAGCACCACGCGACCTACGTCGCAGGCGCCAACACCGCCCTCGAGCAGCTCGCGGAGGCCCGCGAGAGCGGCAACCTCGCGAACGTGAACAAGCTCGAGAAGGACCTCGCGTTCAACCTCGGCGGACACGTCAACCACTCGATCTTCTGGACCAACCTCTCGCCGAACGGCGGCGGCCAGCCCGAGGGCGAGCTCAAGGCGGCCATCGACGAGTACTTCGGCTCCTTCGAGAAGTTCCAGGCGCACTTCACCGCCGCCGCCACCGGCATCCAAGGCTCCGGCTGGGCCGTGCTGAGCTGGGACTCGATCGGCTCGCGCCTGATCATCCAGCAGCTGTTCGACCAGCAGTCCAACACGGCGCAGGGCACGATCCCGCTGTTCCAGCTGGACATGTGGGAGCACGCCTTCTACCTGGACTACCTCAACGTGAAGGCCGACTACGTCAAGGCCGCCTGGAACATCGCGAACTGGGAGAACGTCGCCCAGCGGTTCGAGGTGGCCCGCGAGAAGACGAACGGCCTGCTGGTACTGTCGTAA
- the whiA gene encoding DNA-binding protein WhiA has protein sequence MALTTDVKAELVSIRNAPPTVRVAEVTAILRFAGGLHSIAGRVAVEAEVDAETLARRVARDLAEIYGVRPEIAQVQSSTANDGARWAVRVIAQGETLARQTGLLDQRRRPVRGLPNRLTTGSRAEVAGLWRGAFLAAGTLSEPGRSAMLEVACPSSEAAMALVGAAHRLGVAAKAREVRGLPRVVVREGEAIRTILSEMGAQRTAVAWEELRQRREVRAGVNRLVNFDDANLRRSAQAAVAACARVERALEILADEVPDHLRVAGELRLAHRDASLDELGHHADPPLTKDAVAGRIRRLLAMADKRAQQEGIPGTEAAVPAGLDV, from the coding sequence GTGGCACTAACCACCGACGTCAAGGCTGAGCTCGTCAGCATCCGCAATGCACCCCCGACGGTGCGCGTCGCTGAGGTGACAGCCATCCTCCGGTTCGCCGGTGGTCTGCACTCCATCGCGGGCCGCGTGGCTGTGGAGGCGGAGGTCGATGCCGAGACGCTCGCCCGCCGTGTGGCGCGCGACCTCGCCGAGATCTACGGCGTCCGTCCGGAGATCGCCCAGGTGCAGTCGAGCACCGCGAACGACGGCGCGCGGTGGGCCGTGCGCGTCATCGCGCAGGGGGAGACGCTGGCACGCCAGACGGGCCTGCTCGATCAGCGCCGCCGTCCCGTCCGTGGCCTGCCGAACCGCCTCACCACGGGCTCCCGTGCGGAGGTCGCCGGCCTTTGGCGCGGGGCTTTCCTCGCCGCGGGTACGCTCAGTGAGCCGGGCCGCTCCGCCATGCTCGAGGTCGCCTGCCCGTCGTCGGAGGCCGCCATGGCGCTCGTGGGCGCCGCTCACCGGCTCGGTGTCGCCGCGAAGGCGCGCGAGGTCCGTGGCCTGCCCCGCGTCGTCGTGCGCGAGGGTGAGGCGATCCGCACCATCCTCAGTGAGATGGGGGCACAGCGGACGGCCGTCGCGTGGGAGGAGCTCCGCCAGCGCCGTGAGGTGCGCGCGGGCGTGAACCGTCTGGTGAACTTCGACGACGCCAACCTCCGCCGCTCCGCGCAGGCCGCCGTGGCCGCGTGCGCCCGGGTCGAGCGTGCGTTGGAGATCCTGGCCGACGAGGTGCCCGACCATCTCCGCGTCGCCGGGGAGCTGCGGTTGGCGCACCGTGACGCGAGCCTCGACGAGCTGGGCCACCACGCCGACCCGCCGCTGACCAAGGACGCCGTGGCCGGACGCATCCGGCGCCTGCTCGCGATGGCCGACAAGCGGGCCCAGCAGGAGGGCATCCCGGGAACCGAGGCCGCGGTCCCGGCGGGACTCGACGTCTGA
- the rapZ gene encoding RNase adapter RapZ yields the protein MSDGEKGEFLIVTGMSGAGRTTVANALEDLGWYVVDNLPPQILRPLLDLTGMGGDSLPKVAAVVDVRGRNLFDDFPGVARVLRTRGSIRVLFLDASDDVLVRRFEAVRRPHPLQGDGTLLDGIRTERTRLAPIREAADLVIDTSSLNIHQLATKVSDIFSEEGEARHRVTLLSFGFKYGLPTDVDVVADMRFLPNPYWNEDLRGLTGQDETVREYVLSRDGAEEFLDAYAKALVPVLEGYQRENKSHSTIAIGCTGGKHRSVAMSEELARRLAAIPGVAVNIRHRDLGRE from the coding sequence ATGTCTGACGGGGAGAAGGGCGAGTTCCTCATCGTCACGGGAATGTCCGGCGCGGGTCGGACGACGGTGGCGAATGCGCTGGAGGATCTCGGCTGGTACGTCGTCGACAACCTGCCGCCGCAGATCCTGCGCCCGCTGCTCGACCTCACCGGCATGGGCGGCGACTCGTTGCCCAAGGTCGCGGCGGTCGTCGACGTGCGCGGTCGCAATCTGTTCGATGATTTCCCCGGCGTCGCCCGTGTCCTGCGTACGCGCGGCTCCATCCGAGTGCTCTTCCTCGACGCCTCGGACGACGTCCTCGTCCGCCGCTTCGAGGCGGTGCGCCGTCCGCACCCGCTGCAGGGTGACGGAACCCTGCTCGACGGCATCCGCACGGAGCGCACGCGGCTGGCCCCCATCCGCGAGGCCGCGGATCTCGTGATCGACACGTCGTCGCTGAACATCCACCAGCTGGCGACGAAGGTGTCCGACATCTTCTCGGAGGAAGGGGAGGCGCGCCACCGCGTCACGCTCCTCAGCTTCGGCTTCAAGTACGGGCTGCCCACCGATGTCGACGTCGTCGCCGACATGCGCTTCCTCCCGAACCCGTACTGGAACGAGGATCTCCGCGGCCTCACGGGTCAGGACGAGACCGTGCGCGAGTACGTGCTCTCGCGCGACGGCGCGGAGGAGTTCCTCGATGCGTACGCGAAGGCGCTGGTGCCGGTGCTCGAGGGCTATCAGCGCGAGAACAAGAGCCACTCCACGATCGCCATCGGGTGCACGGGCGGCAAGCACCGCTCCGTCGCGATGTCGGAGGAGCTCGCCCGCCGGCTGGCGGCGATCCCGGGTGTCGCGGTGAACATCCGCCACCGGGACCTCGGCAGGGAATAG
- the uvrC gene encoding excinuclease ABC subunit UvrC: MADVLPYKPRAGEIPTDPGVYRFRDANGRVLYVGKAKNLRQRLSNYFAPLRTLHERTRRMVTTAASVEWTVVPTDVDSLQLEYMWIKEFDPPFNVKYRDDKSYPFMAVTLGDEAPRVLVTRNRKIPGARYFGPYPKVWAVHETIDLMIKAFPIRTCSDASYKRAMQTGRPCFPGQIGKCGGPCSMTVSIEEHRAMVDDFVAFMAGGDERFTRELTTRMLAASAAMDYEAAAKYRDKLSAIEAVLGKSALVLPADEDADLFGIAEDELAAAVQHFVIRGGRVRGVRALTIEKEIDITGGDLVEQVLQQAYGEEQDVPRRILVPVLPDDASELEVWLRERRGRKVEIAVAQRGQRADLMRTATLNAQQALIRHKTRRTSDYVARTQALTDLQEALGMDEAPLRIECFDISHLGGTNVVASMVVFEDGLPRKDQYRTFNIAETTDDTDSMYQVLRRRLAYLDRPEEQETIDPTTEEVVAEDVGEAGVRRKPRFAYPPQLLLVDGGKPQVEAAARALRDAGHAEIAVCGIAKRLEEIWLPGDDFPVILPRTSESLYLLQRLRDEAHRFAIVHQRKKRKKDITTILAEVPGLGASRIKVLLKHFGSVTALRAADAEQIQEVPGIGPVLAQNIHTHLSTR; encoded by the coding sequence ATGGCCGACGTCCTGCCGTACAAGCCTCGGGCGGGCGAGATCCCGACCGACCCGGGGGTGTACCGGTTCCGCGACGCCAACGGCCGGGTCCTCTACGTGGGAAAGGCCAAGAACCTCCGGCAACGGCTGTCGAACTACTTCGCTCCGCTGCGGACGCTGCACGAGCGTACCCGGCGCATGGTGACGACGGCCGCGTCGGTGGAGTGGACGGTCGTTCCGACGGACGTGGACTCGCTGCAACTCGAGTACATGTGGATCAAGGAGTTCGATCCGCCGTTCAACGTGAAGTATCGGGACGACAAGTCGTACCCGTTCATGGCGGTGACGCTGGGGGATGAAGCCCCGCGGGTGCTGGTCACCCGCAACCGGAAGATCCCGGGCGCTCGCTACTTCGGGCCGTACCCGAAGGTGTGGGCGGTGCACGAGACCATCGACCTGATGATCAAGGCGTTCCCGATCCGCACGTGCAGCGACGCGAGCTACAAGCGGGCGATGCAGACGGGACGCCCCTGCTTCCCCGGACAGATCGGCAAGTGCGGTGGCCCGTGCTCCATGACGGTGTCGATCGAGGAGCACCGGGCGATGGTCGACGACTTCGTCGCGTTCATGGCCGGCGGAGACGAGCGGTTCACCCGTGAGCTGACCACTCGGATGCTCGCGGCCTCCGCGGCGATGGACTACGAGGCGGCGGCGAAGTACCGCGACAAGCTGTCGGCGATCGAGGCCGTCCTCGGCAAGAGTGCTCTGGTCCTCCCGGCGGACGAGGACGCCGACCTGTTCGGCATCGCCGAGGACGAACTCGCCGCGGCGGTCCAGCACTTCGTCATCCGCGGCGGCCGTGTGCGCGGCGTCCGGGCGCTGACGATCGAGAAGGAGATCGACATCACGGGCGGAGACCTCGTCGAGCAGGTCCTCCAACAGGCCTACGGCGAGGAGCAGGATGTGCCGCGTCGCATCCTCGTGCCCGTGCTCCCCGACGACGCGTCCGAGCTGGAGGTCTGGCTGCGGGAGCGTCGGGGCCGGAAGGTGGAGATCGCGGTCGCCCAGCGCGGACAGCGCGCCGACCTGATGCGCACGGCGACGCTGAACGCCCAGCAGGCGCTGATCCGACACAAGACCCGTCGGACGAGCGACTACGTCGCGCGGACGCAGGCCCTCACCGACCTCCAGGAAGCGCTCGGCATGGATGAGGCCCCGCTCCGGATCGAGTGCTTCGACATCTCGCACCTCGGGGGCACCAACGTCGTGGCCTCCATGGTCGTGTTCGAGGACGGGCTCCCGCGGAAGGACCAGTACCGCACCTTCAACATCGCCGAGACCACGGACGACACCGATTCGATGTACCAGGTCCTGCGGCGTCGGCTGGCCTACCTCGACCGTCCGGAGGAGCAGGAGACGATCGACCCGACCACCGAGGAGGTCGTCGCGGAGGATGTCGGCGAGGCCGGCGTGCGACGCAAGCCCCGCTTCGCGTACCCGCCGCAGCTGCTGCTCGTGGACGGCGGCAAGCCGCAGGTGGAGGCTGCCGCGCGGGCCCTCCGCGACGCCGGGCACGCGGAGATCGCCGTCTGCGGCATCGCCAAGCGGCTGGAGGAGATCTGGCTGCCGGGAGACGACTTCCCGGTCATCCTGCCGCGGACCAGTGAGTCCCTGTACCTGCTCCAGCGTCTTCGTGACGAGGCGCACCGGTTCGCCATCGTCCATCAGCGGAAGAAGCGCAAGAAGGACATCACGACGATCCTGGCTGAGGTGCCGGGGCTGGGGGCCTCGCGGATCAAGGTCCTGCTCAAGCACTTCGGCTCGGTGACCGCCTTGCGTGCCGCGGATGCGGAGCAGATCCAGGAGGTGCCGGGGATCGGTCCCGTGCTGGCGCAGAACATCCATACGCACCTCTCCACTCGGTAG